A part of Numenius arquata chromosome 2, bNumArq3.hap1.1, whole genome shotgun sequence genomic DNA contains:
- the PHYH gene encoding phytanoyl-CoA dioxygenase, peroxisomal, producing MEQLGKQSGPAARLDVILRHLSPRLGAAPAPTSVPTSAQVSAVPQQSGRFRYTVDNNVLTTEQRQFYEDNGYLLIKKLVSDEDIERFRKEFVRICKREVNPPGAMIMKDESLKSQYGQSEKVVNKVQDFQEDKELFRYCTLPEVLRYVECFTGPNIMAMHTMLINKLPDSDQQTFLHPMHQDLHYFPFRPAARIVCSWTAMERADQDNGCLIVQPGTHKQHLKPHGYPQWEGKTNKLFHGLLDEDEKTPKVHLVMEKGDTVFFHPLLIHGSGINKTSGFRKSISCHFASSECYYIDVKNTSQEHLEKELVEMVRKKYNATSVELRDIWNFRARLVQGERINL from the exons ACAAGCGTTCCTACTTCAGCCCAAGTTAGTGCTGTTCCTCAGCAATCGGGGAGGTTTCG CTACACCGTGGACAACAATGTCCTCACCACCGAGCAAAGGCAGTTCTATGAAGATAATGGGTATCTGCTCATTAAGAAGCTCGTTTCTGACGAAGACATTGAGCGCTTCAG GAAGGAGTTTGTGAGGATCTGTAAAAGAGAGGTGAATCCACCGGGAGCTATGATTATGAAAGACGAGTCCCTGAAATCCCAGTATGGTCAGTCTGAAAAAGTAGTTAATAAAGTGCAGGACTTCCAGGAAGACAAAGAGTTGTTCCGATACTGTACTCTGCcagag GTCCTCAGATACGTTGAGTGCTTCACAGGGCCAAACATCATGGCCATGCACACCATGCTGATAAATAAACTTCCAGATTCTG ATCAACAGACTTTTCTCCACCCCATGCATCAGGACTTGCACTATTTCCCCTTCCGGCCTGCGGCCCGCATCGTCTGCTCCTGGACCGCCATGGAGAGGGCCGACCAGGACAACGGCTGCCTGATCGTGCAGCCAGGGACACACAAGCAGCACCTGAAGCCTCACGGCTATCCACAGTGGGAG GGTAAAACCAACAAACTTTTCCATGGGCTGCTTGATGAGGATGAGAAGACTCCCAAGGTTCACCTTGTCATGGAGAAGGGAGACACGGTGTTTTTCCATCCCCTGCTCATTCATGGCTCTGGGATAAACAAGACATCAGGTTTCCGAAAG AGCATAAGCTGTCACTTCGCCAGCTCAGAGTGCTACTACATTGACGTCAAGAACACGAGCCAAGAGCACCTGGAGAAGGAACTGGTAGAAATGGTTCGCAAGAAATACAACGCGACTTCTGTGGAACTCAGG GATATTTGGAACTTCCGAGCACGCCTTGTGCAAGGGGAAAGAATTAACCTGTAG